A stretch of DNA from Vanrija pseudolonga chromosome 6, complete sequence:
gtgtggggtgggttgGTTACCAAGGGTTTTCGTTTGACCCGAGCATATTCCAGAGCGATTTGAGAGAGAGAAGAGTGGACAAGGAGGGAGTGAATGGACACGAGTGGGGAGGGGCAAGGTGTACAAGGTGGATGCAGGCGATGAGGTAGAGCAAGGTGGGATGGATGCAGGTGGATGGATaatgggtggtggttgtgtCAGCCAGCGTCCAATTTGTTGGGGCACAGAGGGTGGGTACTCACTGCTCTTCACTGTTTGGTGATCAAAAAGTGTTACCAATCCGACGCAGATCGCTGCGTGTGGTTGTGTAGACGAAGGGTATGCACAAGGCTGCTATCGATAAGATGCGGTCTCGATATGCTTGTTTGGTTCCAGgtcgggggtgggtggggaggCAAGGTAAGGCTCGGGGCGTGGGACGCGAGGAGGATGTGGTGGATTGggaagggcgagggcgaggaagagggccgaggtgacgagggcggccagagggaggggggcgCACAAGCGGTAGTAACGCAGAACGCGTGTGTAGCCTGAAAGATGGAATAGCTAATTAGTTTGGGTCCACGCGCACTGGGTACGGGGGGAGGAGCAAGGTAGGACACGAGACActgcggaggcggcggcggcaaggcaaGAGGGGAGAGATGTGGAGTGTGTATGGTTGGGTCAAGGTGGGAGTGTGGGCGGCGTAGGGGGGACCAAAGGACGCGCGCGGGGGAGGAGCAGAGTGATCGTGAGGGACCGGGCGTGGGATGTGAGATGGGGGTGGGATGGGATGGGATGGGCTGGCCGCGTAAGGCGGCTTGGGAGGGGCGAGGGAGGAGTGTGTGTGAGGGCTACGGTAcgggggggggcgggggaatGAAAGGTTGTTGGGACGTACCAGTGGAAGCGCAGAGACGAGTCAAAAGTGGTGGGTGCGAGAGGAGCGACGTAACGgatggggggtgggggggggtggtgtgggtggtgtgagAGGGGAGATGGCAAGGACGGACGGGGCGGATGGATTAGGGCCAAAAGGCGCGAAAAGGAGGACAAGGATAGGAAGCGTGTTAGGGAGGGGCGGCTGGGGAGGATTTGCCTGGCCTGGGCTGGGACGGGGGGAAGGGGGTGGAGATCGGCTGGGGTGCTACAGGCTACAAGGCCAACAAAGCAAGAGGACGACGAATGctagcggcggcggcggaggcggcggcgtgagtggtgtgggtggaagggaggaaggaaggcgagggAAGACAAAGGGTGTGAGGGAAGAAGGACGTGTCGTGTGTGTCGTGTGGTGCGATGCGCTGGGCCGACTAGGCCAGATGGGCACAAGaaggggggcgggggcaagAGGGGCGCAGGCGTAAGCGGTTTGGTTTGATTgaggggcgggcggcggcggcgggcacaaAGCACCTTGTCTTGGAACTGTCAGAGCgcactctctctctctctcaaaGCAGCGCCCGTGCTTTGCCAACcgaggggggggggacaTGCTTttggggggcgggggggccGGGGGGCTTTTTCGGGCCCAGGGGCAAAACAGTCATGCGCAGTCTTGCGCCGTACCGTACGGTACCGTACCACAACTTGGCACCAAGCCGTTCCTGCACGACCACCGTGGGCTACCGGCTGGAGCGCATCGCATTGGAGCACGCACAACTTCCCGACCGCCTGCTTGCCCAAGTCGGTAGTCGCCAATGCACAACgactgcagcagcacgccgccgtctcctTCCCAACCTTGACGGAAAAAAATGCAATGGGCAAGTTAGTTGGAAATAGGCGTAGGGTGCCCGGTGGCAACACTTCGGGTGTGCAAGTAGTGCCCGCTCCCGGAAGTTTGCGCCTGATTTGCGCCTGAATGCAGGGGCAAACGCGAAAGATCAGTGATCCACTTTTGATCCAGAATCGGCCCAAAAAGCACGTGAGGCAAAGTAGGCTTGAGTCGCTTCGCCTTACGTAATGAGAACCGATTGTGGCAGATTTCTGACTCCACGGACATGGGTCTGAACTCCACCTCACCTCCACTTCATGGAGATTCAATTTCGACGGCACTGCTGTCGAgcttggacgacgacgcgggttGACAGCATCAACCGTAGTTTTGTGGTGCACAAACACAAGGCGaggcgtacgacgacgacgacaagacaACCGACTGCcttcccgccgccgccacagctACCACCATGCCCGACATTACGCTGAAAAACCAGCCGTTCGACCTGGCCTTCCACCCGTCCGAGCCGGTCCTCTactcctccctcctcaccgGCGAGGTCAAGGCATGGCGCtacgacgacacgacgggcGAGACGGAGCGCGCATGGACCGTGCGGCCGACCAAGAAGACTGCGAGGGCCCTGGGTGTTGAGGGGGACGGCAAGTCGCTGTGGGTTGGTGGCAAGAGCGGAATCTTGTGGTGAGTGTGTTGTTGGAGAGGCGAGGGGCTACAgtgaggggaggggagagaggaaggaagacgacgagatggtggGGAGCGTGGGTATGAGACAAGCGCAGGGGCGACGCTCTTATGTGCCAGCGTGTCAGCAGCAGAATGCCCAGCCGTGGTGTGCCATTCGAATGCCAGTGGCGCCAGAGCCCGGGGCGTGTTGCGCTCTCGATGGTGGCGCCCTGATTGTGGATCGCCTGCAAGACAGGCAGGGGCGCGGCAcctcgacgatggcgagAGCAACGGCGAGAAATAGCAGAGGGTGCGcggtgctgcgcgctgcgtcCGCACTGGCACTCTGCTCATGCTGTAgccgggggtgggggagaaGCATCAGAATGCCTGCAGGTTCTGGCGGCCGACGTCATTCGCATCGACGACGGGTCCTTGACAGAGACACACGATCACTaacgccgcccagccgcctcgacgccgcagtGGGGACAGTCACGTTCGAGAAGGAAGCAGCACACGAGTGAGTCAAGCTTAAGCTTGGTCGAGTTCTCGACCACGTCCGTCGTCCGCCCCGCCGGCAGTTCCTGACCCGGGTTTCTCCAGCTCTCCCGTGAACCGCGTTATCTGCGTCAACGAGCAGCTGGTAGCGAGCGGAGATGACGAGGGTGTTATCAAGGCAAGTTTGGGGGCcaaggctgcggctgcggctccAACCCGCTGCCAATGCCAAAATGCAAACACTGACGCCTCTTGCAGTTCTGGGACAGTCGCAAGCCAGGCGACGCCATCCGCACCTACACGCAGCATTACGACTACATCTCGGGCTTTTCCTACTTTGAGGACAAGCGGCAGCTCGTCACGACATCGGGCGATGGGCACCTGTCGGCTATTGACATCCGGTcgtccaaggccgagccgCTCACGGTCAGCGAGGaccaggaggacgagctgctgTCCATCGCGCCCATCAAGGGCGGGagcaaggtcgtcgtcgggacAGGGCTGGGCATCCTGACCGTGTGGAACCGCAAGCTCGGGTGGGGCGACTGTGTGGACCGTATCCCTGGCCACCCGGCAAGCGTCGACGCGATCGTGGCGCTCACCGACGACTGTATCGCCACGGGCTCGGAGGACGGCCTCGTGCGCGTGATGCAGATCCAGCCCAACAAGTTCCTGGGTGTCATTGCCACGCACGACGAGTACCCCATCGAgcggctcgccctcgaccgcAACCGCAAGTGGCTCGGCTCGGTCTCGCACGACCAGTGCATCAAGctcaccgacgtcgaggacctgtttgtcgacagcgacgacgaggacgcggccatggatgacaacgacgacagcgacgacgacgacgagatgggcgctggtgccgaggcggctgacgacgccgaggaggacgaagacgacgaagacgcagaggaggccgccgacgaggacgactctGACGTCGAGATGaatgacgaggaggaggaagaggaagaggcaCCAAAAACCAAGCTCAGCAGGCGTGGCCAGGGCATCCACCATGCCAAGCACGCAaaggccgagcccgaggacaCGGGCTTCTTTGACGACTTATAATGGGTGTTATGCATGTACAACAATAGAGTATAGACTacagtgtcgtcgtcgttgtctaGAGGCCGATCGCGCGGCGCTTGCGCGCGAGGTCCTTCTCGAAGCGCGCCTTCTTGGGGCCAGACTTGCGCTCGCCCGTGCTCGCAGCCGCACGCTTTCCGCGATCGGTgagggcgtcgcgcttgcccAGCTTGGCCGACACGCCGTCCCACACGCCCTTGgagccgcgctcgccgagcacgccctcgagctcggcctcgaggccgttctggcggcgcaggcgcccgcggccgccaacaccaaagccgagcgcgagcgcctcctcgtcgtcgcggcggcgcttggcctcgcgctTCGTTGTCACCAGACGCGTCATGTTGTCCTCCTCGAACTCCTGGAtgcgcttgagctcggccgcgcgcttcgcgctcgccgagttgGTGTGCGCGCCCGCCAGGACCGGACGCGTGGACAgacccgtcgtcgtctggaCTGCTGGTGCGCCATCGAGGCCAGCAGCAAATTCGGAGAGCagggccggcgcgcggcgctccttgCGCCCCTTGGTCGGCTCGTTGTACGGCATCGCGGCGACTCGTGGTGGGCGGTACActccgtcctcctcgtcgccgtctgcggccttcttcttctcgggctcggcgcggggggcggcgacCATCGCGCTGGGGTTGGGGCGGAACGACAGAGGGTCCTCCtccacgtcctcggcgacggccttgccgcgggcagcgtcggcctcggcgagcccgacgagctTCTTGATCTGGtactcgagcttggcctccaTGCCGCGGACCTTGTCCATGACCTCGTGACagagggcgagctcgccggcgagtTCGTCCTCAATGTTGTCCGTGTTACGGGCGCGGGAAGACGAGGCGAAAGATGAGCCGAgggcggtcgaggcggcagcgtcgggcGTGTACTCGCTCAACGACGAGAGCCGGATGCCGGCCAtcacgacgaggtggtgcaggctcgcgaggagcagctgcgGGCGGACGAGAAGCAGCGAGATGCCGGCCGAGAGGTCGAGcgactcgtcggcggccttggccttcttcagcagcggggcggacgacttggccgtcgcgtcgaccgccgtctgcagcgtgtcgagcaggcgcagaATGTCCCCGCTGGAGGGGATGTCGTTGTCCTCGCTCATCTGGGTTGTGCGTCAGCGACGTACAGACAGACGCCGAAATCTACGacaaccaccaccggcaTATCCCCTCAGTCGCGAGTTTTCTAGGCTCGCTCCACGCTCCTAACGTGGAAAGGCGTTGTAACTCTTACGGACAGTTCTTTGACTGCCTCAGTGCCCAGTGCGAAGGCATCATCGGGGGCcggtgggggggagggggacgggACGGTACTTACGGTGTGCGTGTATGACAGTGACTGCAGGGGAGCTCGTGGAGGGCTCTACCGGCTGCGAGCTGTCACAGGTGCTTGAGaggtggtgagtgtggttgAAAGGAAGTTGGTCGATGGATGCAACCCCCCCTGCAATGAGATTTCTCAGTCACGAGCCAGTGACTTCGCACCAAAAAAATGCATCCGCGGTGGAGGGCGGAGTCAAATCCAGTGTGGCGGTCTCAGTTGGTCACAGAGCCATGTCCTCGAGGTTCAGACTCCATCCTACTCGGCCTGCAAGAGTCTGCATGCATCGTGGTGGGGTCAGTGTGGCGTATACTATGTATTCTTATCCTTTTTGGTGGTTAAACTGCTTGGTACGGTTGTTTGGCGGGTAAGATGAGGTTAACTCGCCGGTCCGCCTGAGTTTGTGGGTGGATCACGCACTTGGTCCCCGGCTGACGGCTTGCCTGAGCTAATAGGGAGGTGTCGCCGGCGTGTTTGGGGTTATGGGTCATTGGTCGTACTTTCCGTGGCAAAATGATGgtcttgggcttgggtgTAAGCAGGGACGTGAACCGTTTGTTTAGAAGCACCGATAACTTCTCGTAAAGGTGCGATGGCATTCGCTCTCCGTGTCAAAGGTGCCTCATCCACGATCTCTCCCAGGAACGAAAAACCGCGGCGCACGGCCCCGGCAACACACAAGCAGTGACCCCCAGATAACCCGAGGTCACCCAACTTCAGTGACAAACGATAAAGTGGCAAGTCGAAACACCGCTCCGAGCCACACTAGCCACCAAACCACCCTCTGTAccccaccagcaccgccggcCACCCCCCTACCCTTCCATTACCCTCGAACGACCCCCACATGGCCGTCTGACACGCCCTCGAGCCTAGCCAGAGCTACCCCCCACCGGCCGGGGTGACGCGCACCCACCCGCTCAATCCCGGCAAACCACGTGGCCCGGGGCCCCGACCCTGGCACCCCCATCGCGCCCAAGCTCAACTGTTGACGGCCGGCAACGTTCTCCTCCCAACGCTCATACCCCACACAGACGGACGGCAGAGCGCAATGCGCTCATGACGAGGACAGGTGATGCCGATTCGcgcggcgccaacgccagcgccagcgccgggcACACGGGCGCggtcgggctcgagctcgcggggTTCAC
This window harbors:
- the JIP5 gene encoding WD repeat-containing protein JIP5, with protein sequence MPDITLKNQPFDLAFHPSEPVLYSSLLTGEVKAWRYDDTTGETERAWTVRPTKKTARALGVEGDGKSLWVGGKSGILCGDSHVREGSSTRFWDSRKPGDAIRTYTQHYDYISGFSYFEDKRQLVTTSGDGHLSAIDIRSSKAEPLTVSEDQEDELLSIAPIKGGSKVVVGTGLGILTVWNRKLGWGDCVDRIPGHPASVDAIVALTDDCIATGSEDGLVRVMQIQPNKFLGVIATHDEYPIERLALDRNRKWLGSVSHDQCIKLTDVEDLFVDSDDEDAAMDDNDDSDDDDEMGAGAEAADDAEEDEDDEDAEEAADEDDSDVEMNDEEEEEEEAPKTKLSRRGQGIHHAKHAKAEPEDTGFFDDL
- the ngdn gene encoding Neuroguidin, with the translated sequence MSEDNDIPSSGDILRLLDTLQTAVDATAKSSAPLLKKAKAADESLDLSAGISLLLVRPQLLLASLHHLVVMAGIRLSSLSEYTPDAAASTALGSSFASSSRARNTDNIEDELAGELALCHEVMDKVRGMEAKLEYQIKKLVGLAEADAARGKAVAEDVEEDPLSFRPNPSAMVAAPRAEPEKKKAADGDEEDGVYRPPRVAAMPYNEPTKGRKERRAPALLSEFAAGLDGAPAVQTTTGLSTRPVLAGAHTNSASAKRAAELKRIQEFEEDNMTRLVTTKREAKRRRDDEEALALGFGVGGRGRLRRQNGLEAELEGVLGERGSKGVWDGVSAKLGKRDALTDRGKRAAASTGERKSGPKKARFEKDLARKRRAIGL